One genomic window of Daphnia pulex isolate KAP4 chromosome 10, ASM2113471v1 includes the following:
- the LOC124205382 gene encoding collagen alpha-1(I) chain-like: protein MRLIGNPGVYIQMFFLFILSEVDPVDGSGGISKREIAEAHGPPVSFFPEDFADPNHGAFDVASFRSHPLYDPWSKASRYINHQLRFIKTKFVPLIPGPPGPQGPPGINGPTGPQGYNGSAGPTGPPGPIGMIGNPGANGANGANGVNGVSGANGNPGPAGLSGSPGTNGVPGAAGPAGAAGNGSSSSSSSGGGGGGGGGGNGTGGGGGGGGGRSFFSDDDLSSDLFNHNHVHNNGQRYQHQIVKREDPKESEGYPWYFSSRYISEKIRLVTKYISVAPGPPGPEGMPGPDGPPGPRGPNGVTGPTGLVGTTGPKGANGTDGKVGQKGIDGINGTAGVPGAPGANGTSGTNGANGTAGPPGAPGGGGSSSSSSSGGGGGGGGGGRSFRLYPLEYDRKPMGPPSPYEDNSLSTMDRLFERGERAIVDIFRQHSGLDPFYQAGHYIGNKLRFFQYYFPLTGPAGPKGPPGIPGLMGPQGPAGYDGPPGPTGPAGPPGPNGPPGNDGIPGVPGVSGTNGSPGPSGIPGSDGVPGVPGVPGPAGTPGAGGGSSSSSSSGGGGGGGGGGRSLHLPHIPV from the exons ATGCGACTCATCGGAAACCCAGGAGTTTACATCCAG atgttttttcttttcatcctcTCAGAAGTTGATCCTGTGGACGGAAGCGGCGGAATATCTAAGCGAGAAATAGCCGAAGCTCATGGTCCTCCAGTGTCATTCTTCCCGGAAGATTTTGCAGATCCCAATCACG GCGCATTTGATGTTGCCTCGTTTCGTAGCCATCCGCTGTACGATCCTTGGAGCAAAGCTTCGAGATACATCAATCATCAACTGCGATTCATCAAGACAAAATTTGTTCCTCTCATACCTGGACCACCTG GACCGCAAGGTCCACCTGGAATAAACGGACCAACTGGACCACAGGGGTATAATG gATCTGCTGGACCTACTGGACCACCTGGTCCTATAGGAATGATTGGAAATCCGGGTGCCAACGGTGCCAACGGAGCGAATGGTGTAAACG GTGTTTCCGGAGCGAACGGAAACCCTGGTCCAGCCGGATTAAGTGGATCTCCGGGGACAAATGGAGTGCCTGGGGCAGCGGGACCAGCCGGAGCAGCGGGCAACGGAAGCTCATCGTCTTCCTCTtccggcggcggtggtggcggtggagGGGGTGGCAATGGAACGGGtggcggcggaggcggcggaggAGGCCGCTCTTTCTTCTCGGATGATGATCTATCATCAGATCTTTTCAATCACAATCATGTCCACAATAAcg GTCAGAGGTACCAGCACCAAATTGTTAAACGAGAAGACCCTAAAGAATCTGAAGGGTACCCTTGGTACTTTTCTTCGAGATATATTAGCGAAAAAATCCGATTGGTTACCAAATACATCTCAGTTGCACCTGGGCCACCCG GCCCTGAAGGAATGCCTGGACCAGATGGGCCGCCGGGACCGAGAG GTCCTAATGGCGTGACTGGGCCGACTGGATTAGTTGGAACGACTGGTCCAAAGGGAGCGAATGGCACTGATGGAAAAGTCGGCCAAAAGGGCATTGACGGTATTAACGGAACAGCCGGAGTACCCGGAGCACCTGGTGCGAATGGAACATCCG GTACGAATGGTGCGAATGGAACAGCTGGACCACCCGGAGCACCCGGCGGTGGTGGTTCCtcatcttcctcatcttcaggtggtggtggaggtggtggaggaggaggacgatcTTTTCGTCTTTACCCCTTGGAATACGACAGGAAACCAATGGGCCCACCTTCGCCCTATGAGGACAATTCTCTTA GTACAATGGACCGACTATTTGAACGAGGAGAAAGAGCTATTGTTGATATATTTAGGCAACATTCTGGATTGGATCCTTTCTACCAAGCAGGACATTATATTGGCAACAAACTGAGATTTTTCCAATACTATTTCCCACTCACAGGGCCAGCTG GACCTAAGGGGCCTCCTGGAATTCCTGGATTAATGGGGCCACAAGGGCCAGCTGGATATGATGGACCACCAG GTCCTACAGGGCCAGCTGGCCCACCTGGTCCAAACGGACCTCCTGGAAATGACGGTATTCCTGGCGTGCCTGGTGTCAGTGGAACTAATGGATCGCCAGGGCCAAGTGGGATTCCTGGATCAGATGGTGTTCCGGGCGTTCCAGGCGTTCCAGGTCCGGCTGGAACACCTGGAGCTGGTGGCGGatcgtcttcgtcttcttccagcggcggaggaggaggtggtggtggtggcggccgtTCTTTACATTTGCCACATATTCCAGTCTAA
- the LOC124205383 gene encoding uncharacterized protein LOC124205383 translates to MITDDLLPPGAIRPETNDISNKTMGPPILSEAGRGTCVFPVEGVAAQQKVKSRTKGDCSARIPPTTISGCQCEMHLCKKMTSSSAANRPLVYLYSDSAKFHIGAIGDPCYRSCSATEGF, encoded by the exons ATGATAACGGACGACTTGCTTCCACCCGGCGCCATCCGACCAGAAACGAACGACATTTCCAACAAGACTATGGGTCCTCCAATATTA TCTGAAGCCGGTCGTGGGACGTGCGTGTTTCCAGTTGAAGGGGTTGCGGCCCAGCAGAAAGTAAAATCCCGGACAAAG GGCGATTGTTCGGCGAGGATTCCACCGACGACGATTTCGGGCTGTCAGTGCGAAATGCATTTGTGcaaaaaaatgacgtcatcaTCTGCTGCGAACCGTCCATTG GTTTATTTGTATTCTGATTCTGCCAAATTTCATATAGGTGCAATAGGCGATCCTTGCTACCGTTCGTGCTCAGCAACCGAAGGCTTCTGA
- the LOC124205196 gene encoding pinopsin-like, translated as MSISAVISAGIPYCIGVYLLIFCGRAGSLAINGIEWVDYESNSFDNSGAVLGFLMGIPQVQGEKESFLNSSGRFNPEENLTLPTVEYFLMPVWVYWSASAYLLFISIAGLFMNIVVVVIILNDSQKMTPLNWMLLNLACSDGAIAGFGTPISAAAALKFTWPFSHELCVAYAMIMSTAGIGSITTLTVLALWRCQHVVWCPTNRNGNFTDPNGRLDRRQGALLLTFIWTYTLIVTCPPLFGWGRYDREAAHISCSVNWESKMDNNRSYILYMFAMGLFIPLLAIFVSYISIVLFIHKTSEMRRKLRTTLQTTTTNNAQRQSQQTSNNSDTVEKRVTFMVAVMIGAFLTAWTPYSIMALVETFIEDNVTHDSISSETKFYAGTISPAVATVPSLFAKTSAVLNPLIYGLLNTQFRTAWEKFSSRFLGRKKRHQRSQMAMGVSHKRRRDYLRTLLNRPGSDEPAIVQHPSTKEMASSQGVSGVVVSNLDIPRAPNNSCITVNDE; from the exons ATGTCCATTTCAGCCGTCATCAGTGCTGGGATTCCCTACTGCATTGGGGTCTACCTTCTAATTTTCTGCGGGCGCGCCGGATCGCTGGCGATTAACGGGATCGAATGGGTGGACTACGAGTCGAATTCCTTCGATAATTCAGGAGCGGTGCTCGGGTTCCTGATGGGCATCCCCCAAGTCCAAGGCGAGAAGGAATCGTTTCTCAACAGCAGCGGAAGGTTCAACCCGGAAGAAAATCTCACCCTTCCTACGGTGGAATATTTTCTGATGCCCGTTTGGGTGTACTGGTCGGCCAGCGCTTATTTGCTCTTCATCAGCATCGCCGGACTGTTTATGAacattgtcgtcgtcgtcatcatcctCAACGACTCGCAG AAGATGACACCCTTGAACTGGATGCTGCTCAACTTGGCTTGCTCCGACGGAGCCATCGCCGGTTTCGG GACGCCCATATCAGCCGCCGCCGCATTAAAGTTTACTTGGCCTTTCAGTCACGAATTATGTGTGGCTTACGCCATGATTATGTCAACTGCAG GAATAGGATCAATCACCACTCTAACAGTATTGGCTTTATGGCGGTGTCAGCACGTCGTCTGGTGTCCTACCAATCGCAATGGCAACTTCACCGATCCAAACGGCCGACTGGACCGTCGTCAAGGAGCTCTCCTTTTGACATTCATCTGGACTTATACCCTGATCGTCACTTGCCCTCCGCTTTTCGGGTGGGGCCGTTACGATCGCGAAGCAGCTCACATCAG TTGCTCAGTCAACTGGGAATCGAAAATGGACAACAATCGCTCCTACATCCTCTACATGTTCGCCATGGGACTGTTTATTCCGCTGTTGGCCATCTTCGTCTCCTACATCAGCATTGTACTTTTCATCCACAAG ACGAGCGAAATGAGGAGGAAGCTGAGGACGACTcttcagacgacgacgactaacAACGCCCAACGACAGAGTCAACAGACCAGCAACAATAGCGACACGGTGGAGAAGCGAGTGACGTTCATGGTGGCCGTCATGATTGGAGCTTTTCTTACCGCTTGGACTCCCTACTCCATTATGGCACTCGTGGAAACGTTCATCGAAGACAATGTTACCCATGACTCGATTTCATCGGAAACCAAATTTTATGCCGGAACTATTTCACCAGCTGTAGCGACGGTCCCCTCCCTGTTCGCTAAGACGTCAGCTGTTCTCAATCCTCTTATCTACGGACTCCTCAATACCCAG TTCCGGACGGCTTGGGAGAAATTTTCGTCCAGGTTCCTGGGTCGAAAGAAACGCCATCAACGCAGCCAGATGGCGATGGGCGTTAGCCACAAACGTCGTCGAGATTACCTGAGGACATTACTCAATCGTCCTGGATCTGACGAGCCGGCCATTGTCCAGCACCcgtcaacaaaagaaatggctTCCTCGCAAGGCGTTTCCGGCGTTGTGGTCAGCAACCTTGACATCCCACGGGCTCCGAACAATTCTTGCATAACCGTCAACGATGAATAG